The genomic stretch GGCTGCTGCTTTTTTTTTAGGAGGCATGATCAAACGGTTAATCTCAAAGTTAGGCTATATAAAAATGTTAGTATAAAAACAGCAACTGCATTCTCAGCCTACACACGTTCAATGTTATGCACTTCAAGCAATACCGCCGCAACGCACAAGGTTTACATGAACAGGCACTGACATTTAGGTACCATGACATTTAGGTACCAGTTAGAGCATTCAAGGTAAACTGATCAGTCCGAGTAGTGTGAACTcgcttcttcttctctcctccgttccttccttccttccatcctttcCTTTACTGCGTTTATCAGTTTAGCTTCACTGCTCTGGCATATTATTAAACATGACTCACCAAACATAAATTAAATATGAAAGTAGAAGATAAATATTTTTCTCATACAGACAAGTTAGTTTGGTTTTAAAAATCGAATTGTCGGCAATAATGATAcaaaataacatctgttaaagaCAGATAGCTTGAGAACTTAAAAATAATGACCGATAAATGATTCTGAATGTTCAGCCTCTTTGTCCTCTGCAACATGACATTAGCCCACAGTTGTCATATGAGACATGTGGTTTTCCTGTGAACAAGCTCCACATCTGCTTTTCTATTGAAACATTTATTCTTTGTCCCAGTCACAGCCACCATCTTCTGtgaagtcagactaacagtatgtaTGTAGCTGTCTAAATAATGACCTTGTTCATCCCTGATATGGCTGGTCGTCTGTTTTTGCTCATCCTCCTTTTCGGTGAGTTATTTTTCCGTTCCAAGTTCCATCAtctgtttgtgctacaggatattCCATTCTTCTTTCCCCTCTTTTAGTCTTTTACTTTAGAAACTCTTAATATTTCAACATGTTATGGTTATAATAAGTGTGTCttattccattgatcatcctattAATTTATATTTCTCTGTCATTATTGTACATTTTGTTCAGATAAGAATGACCACTGCTTGATAACATGGCTGTGAATGCATTCCAGGCTATTCTGCTTCGCCAGCTTGTGTAAAGTGTTCCCATCTCATGTTTTCTTATTTTTCATAATGGCTAAAAGAGCATGATAATGACCCATTTTGTTATGTCTAGATACCTTCCAGTACCTCAAAGCCAAAGGTCAGTAGCATTATTATGAATTTAAAGCTGCATTATGGAACATTTTGGGCTACCAGACAAAACAACGGGTTACCAAAATATTCAAGTAGTGATTGAAATATTTTCaataaaaacgttattttgatgaattcaTCGGAGTCAACATTGGTCAGCATCCccatggaatgctttcgacactttGTAAAATCCATGCCCCGACTGTTTGGTATACTCCgtgtagtcccgacacaaatctagggttggtACCCAAGCCAGCTGGTGGAtcattctaaatgttccgttGCCAGGATGACTGtcaatgttcttatcccttgctttctAGCTAGGCAACTTCGGCTaacacagtcacgtcaaacagtgcagccagaataacagcaaagaagctgtatttgcatttgtttaagctgttttctacagatttttttggggggatacatccataacaatgagctaatgactCGATGCgagatttcgcctggcatagaaaatgtgctctctctccaggacactattcagaggagctagccaactacaGTACACAGTTAACATAATCACTTTAAACTGAAGCTGGAATGACAGTAAACTAGCTgcattttgtgtttttctattggCATTTCTTtgaatatatccataaaaatgatactgattcatgattttgactggcttaGAAAACCTGCCAGACTGTCTCATCCCGACACATTCGTTCATTACTATGTGACAGCAGGAGATgatcgaatttcaatattgaaacaatgttgcaaatatcagagacagacagcaaggttaatgcaaatctccgctgttgaaaaccaaatgctagTCTACAATAAATGCGATATAATATCTAAatgctttttacagtggagatcaggtttataaattgcctggctgtgcTGATGAGATAGTGGACTGAGCAGTCAAATGGAATAGTGAATAGACCATTTTTTGTGTTTGCAAACGTTGCACGCATCGCCCTCGTGCGGCAACGTTTACAAACACAAAAAATAGTCTATTCACTATTCCATTTGACTGCTCAATCCACTGTGGTGACAGCACAAAAAAAGCCTCTATTTACATGTTGCATATGAGtccatttcacactacttttggattataattggagtttaaggctcgtatgaatgtcctgcttaatataatgtttgtcatcattgcaaatcaactgcattatacttaaaaataacttcaacttcaaccagtaaaatggctcTTTGGCTATCATTTGCTACAGCCTATGGCTATGTCAGTGAGTGtttagcattctagctaacaactTGCTGCATCCAAagatcacaaccaaatataatcttagTGGCTGTTCAAGCAAGAATCAAAACATCATTGTTAGCGTAGGAGAGCCCCCCAAAATTATTTTGTTTAGAAGAAATAAAAACGTAAATGTAGGCTATGTTGAATGGGAGCAGATGGCGTGGCTTTCTTACTGCAGCCAAGAGTCACGCGCATCTGTACGTGATGTCAGTGTGTCGTGCACTGGAATGTATGGAATGCCATTTGGGTCTTCGCATTTCAAAAAGATACACGAGAAATAACACTGTTTGatgtgtcaaataacactatttgaagcgtaaaataagcttgttgaccaatcaggacctggatatgactgcacgtcacaatcATTTAACACGTTCGTTAcctttttacgtagttattacagattgattacactatcacttgtatttcatatgtcacagcgATTCACCGATATGTATGATGCTAGTAAAGTTTTTGGTCTTGCGCACCTGCCGCTTCAGTACAAGCGCAGACACACCTCCCCACGCTCTGGGACAGTTCTGGTCAGAACAAAATCCATCACTTCCGTTGTTTGGCTGTGCCCATATAGCAACGTTCCACAATGAGCATATGTCCTGGTGGAAGGAtgaaaataaaacacatttactCAGAACAATAATACGTCTTTAATGAAAGACATGTCCTTCATCTTTTGTTTAAATGTTGGCAACCGTTTTACAAAAGCAAAATGCCCATCGAAGCCGAGGATTATTGTGTGATAACTCCCTCCTAAGGGCTGTTCCTGCCACGGGTTCTCATTGTTTATTGTTAAATAGACAACAGTGTCTTAATTGTTTTCTCTTTCAAACTCATATAATATTAAGTGGTACATTATCTGTATGAGTAGTTAAACATTGAAAATGAATTTATAATTCAATTAAAAAATACACTCCATCATCCCTCTGTCACAGATCTTCCTCAGCCCAGTCTGACAGTGATTCCTGCAGTCATCAAAGAGAGAGACTCAGTTCAGCTGAACTGTCAGACTCCATCTGTCTCTGAGTGTTACTTCAAAATGGAAGGGCAAGTGGAATTCACCCTACCATCACCCTGTCAACATGAACTCACAGGAACACTACTGGTgaggtggacaggtcagagttcaccAGCTGAGGTCAAAATACAATGTCAGTACAGTGCTACAGGTTCACAGTTTAGATCCATGTTCAGTGAGCCTTCAACAGTCACAATTCAGGGTAAGAAGACTATTTGAATGGTTGTAAACAATGTACTGTCGTGCCATCATTACCATGTTCCTCTTGTGATATGTTATCATACTGTGTGTTGTCATACGCTAGTACATGAAACAATCAAGCAATATATTATATCTCCTTAATTTCCCATACTGTCACTGCATGAGGTAATGGACTCAAGATCCTTAAGTCTGATATAACAAGGAGGGACTAGGCTATCAGTAAATTTCTCAAAACTGCTAAATGCTAAATTCCCCTATTCTCACAGACCTTCCTCAGCTGACAGTCATCAGAGAGACAGAATCAGTTCAGCTGAGTTGTGagactcctccatctctccctgtgtctcactGTTACTTCTACATAGAGGGGAGGAAGAATCTTCCAGACTCATTGTGTACGCAGACAATAACAGGAACTCAGCTGCTGAAGAGGGCAGATCAAACATTTCCAGTTGTGGTCAAAGTGAAGTGTTACTATGCTGTAGGGAAGTCTCACACATCTCCGTTTAGTAACTCTGTCTCAGTCACTGTTCAGGGTAAGTAGGTGGTTTAAACAATGATACACTTCACTGTTATACTGTATTAATTATGCTCGTTctgaaaatgagaagaaaaaaaaatagaaaatgagATGTATTTCCTAAACGTCTTCATTTGACATAATGATAGGATTTACTGTACTTTGTACAAACATAAATGCTGACATAGTTGAACATTTGATTAAAGGATTTTCCATACTGTTAGTATGTATGGATTACctgtaatgttttttaaatgcaACTTTCAAAGAGACACTATTCTCCTGATCTCACAGACCCACCTCCTCCCAGGCtgacagtcagttctacagtcatcagtgagagagactcagttcAGCTGAGCTGTGActctcctccatctgtctctgtgtctcagtgttaCTTCTACACAGAGGGGAGAGATCCTAAACCCTCACCCTGTACGAAGTCACTCACGGGGACTGAGCTGCTCTCGTCGGCAGGTCAAAGTTCATCTGCTGAGATCAAACTGAGATGTTTTTACACAGTAGAAACTCACTTTCCATCGATGCACAgtggttctgtctctctatctattctTGGTAAGAAATTAATATTCAGATTGTCTTGAATGATTCTGTTAAAATCACAATTTCACCCAATGTCATTTCAAAATAGTTGTTGTGAAGACAATAACCATATAATATTTGAAATGTATATGTCAAAAGTAGAGTTCTAAGATCCCTCAGGAAACAACCACAGAGACAGGCCAAAGTACAATCAAAGGTTCTTTATAAACTCATCtttacacagtaatacacagtatcACTACGGCCCTATTAGAAACGTATAAATAGGCCGGGATTTAGGGCTGTAGACTAACTAGAAGCAATGGGCCAAACTAACATAGAAGTTGATTCGCGATCGGTGGCCAATGTTCATTTGAGTCCTTCCGAGCAGGGTTTGTTCGTTCGGTTCTACCCGAGCAGGATTAGATTGGCTCAACCCGAGCAGGGATCAGCTCTTCGTCCCGAGCAGGGATTGTTAGTCGATGGCTGGTCTGGTAGTCGATTGCTGGTTTGGTGTTCAACGGCAGGTCACCTTCTGTCCCTCGCTCCTCACCGGCCTGGCTGTGTGGTAAAGTTGGGTGTAGCCTCTCAGCTGCGTCAGGCGTGTCCCCGTGTCTGTAGTCGTGGGGGACAGAAAACATACAATTAGAGGATGTACTGGCCAACAATTGGGGACTGACTGTCACACTCACACGTTTGAAACAAGCACTTTCCTAGTAGTGCTTTGTGATTTGTGTCTTTCCTACAGCAGGGGACCAGGGgtcgaaaggtccctggttcagCTCCTTTTAACTCTAGTTCTGGGGCGTGTTTAGCAATTAgtttgaggagggaggaggtgatagaaTATTGGCAACAACTGTCTCAATGTCACTTTAGTCCATGCTAATCTGTTGAATCACAGCACATCATACAAGCAAGCAAAATAGTCCATGCGATTCAATTTGATTTCACACGTGAGAATGTAAGGAATTAAGTGAAAGGAAATAATTGTAGACACACAGCACACATGATTAAATGGCACTCATAAATATAAATGATATCAAATAAGACATGCTGATATGTAATATAAAGAGAATGGCAGGCTCTAGTTTAGTAAGTCAGTGTCACTTGTGACAtataaactcatcaaaaaaagaaatgtccctttttcagcaccctgtctttcaaagataatacgtaaaaatccaaataacttgcagatcttcattttaaagggtttaaacactgtttcccatgcttgttcaatgaaccataaacaattaatgaacatgcacctgtgaaacggtcgttaagacactaacagtttatggttcattgaacaatgctcgttcattgaacaagcatgggaaacagtggttaaaccctttacaatgaagatctgcaagttatttggatttttacgtattatctttgaaagagagggtcctgaaaaagggcaaaaaaatattttgctgagtttatatgtcacAAGTgaagcaattaaggtcacagttaggacactaaagagacctttctactgactatgtgtcatgccctggccatagagagggtttttattctctattttggttaggccagggtgtgactagggtgggcattctatgtccttttttcaatgtttttgtatttctttgttttggcctggtatggctgtcaatcagggacagctgtacatcgttgtcgctgattgggagccatactaaggtagccctttttcccacctttcCTTGTGGGTAACTTTGTTTGTGGCACTTTGCTCTCTAAGCTTCACAGTCGTTTTGTAATGTTTATTGGTTTTGCTGGCGATATTTCAATAAAGAGGAAAATGTAGGCTcaccacactgcaccttggtctacttcatccgatggtcgtgacagaactacccaccttcaacggaccaagcagcgtggtaaggaggagcagagggttcaggactcctggacttgggaagagatactggacggaaagggatcctggagacaggctggagaaTACCGCCGCCCGccagaggagatagaggcagcgaatgCAAAACGCCGTTTCTGGGAGGATCGGCTGGCACGGCAAGAGGAGGaaaggcagccccaagattttttttggggggaggcACACGGGacggtcggcggagccgaggatggaaccagagccagtcggggtgaagttggaggtgagcgaagggagcgaagcagagacagtgaaggagttgatggggagattTGAGGAGAGAGCTATGAGACAGCTGCtgtgttggtgcatgaggcacAACATTTGACCTACGGAGCGTGTCCTtgaattgatgtcacctgagtcagctctccatactcatcctgaggtgcgtgctagccgtctggtgaagactgtgccaaccccacgcaccaggcctcctgtgcgcctccccagccctgcacgtcttgTGCTAGCtttgcgctccagacctccagtgcacctccacagcccggtgagtcctgtgcccgCTCCACGCACAGTTTCCCCAGTTCGCCTGGAGAACCCAGTGCGgcttgagccaactccccgtgtttACCGTGGCGAGCATTtgactggtcaggccccgtgctatggggtgatgcgcacggtgtcaaggccgagcatccacaggccagtgtgctcggtgccagcgtcctgcatttgccggggggaagcgggcacccagccagtaggggtggtgccagtcctgcgctcgtgACCGCAagtgtgcctccacggcccagtgtatccggtGCCGTGGaggctcccagagccaggcctcctgcatgtctctccagccgggtgtgtcctgtgcctgctcccagagccaggcctcctgcatgtctctccagcctggtgagtcctgtgcctgctcccagagccaggcctcctgcatgtctccccagcctggtgcatcCTGCGCCAGAGCCGTCTGCCTGtccagagctgccagagccgTCCGCCTGTCCAGAGCTGCCAGAGACATctgcctgtccggcgcagccagagccgcccgcctgtccggcgcagccagagccgtccgcctgtccggcgcagtcagagccgcccgcctgtccggggcagccagagttgcccgcctgtccggcacaagttaggcaattaaggtcacagttatgaaaacgtaggacactaaagaggcctttctactcactctgaaaaacagcaaaagaaacatgcccagggtccctgctcatctttgTGAACGTCCCTTAGGCATgcagcaaggaggcatgaggactgcagatgtggccagggcaataaattgcaatgtccgtactgtgagacgcctaagacagcgctacagggagacaggacggacagctgatccgggattggtacatccaaacatcacacctgcgggacaggtacaggatggcaacaacaactgccagggttacaccaggaatgcacaatccctctatcagtgcacaatccctccatcagtgctcagactgtctgtaataggctgagagaggctggactgagggcttgtaggcctgttgtaaggcaggacctcaccagacatcactggcaaaaatgttgcctatgggcacaaaccacaAAAGCTGTTCTATTAGATAATTAAGCTGTTCTGTCGATATGACACCAGCCTCAACACCAATGTCTGGGATCATCAGCACAAGTAATAGAATGTTTGTGTTCATCTAGTGGAGTGTTTAGATCGTATCTATGCGCTGTTATACTCCTGCTGTTAGATAACATGGTGACTTCATTCTAGGAAGCTGTCAACAACAATCAACACCTTATCTGTCCTGAAAGACTTTATCACCTTATGAATTGGTCTTATCATCTCTATAATGAGGAGAAATATAATCTACCAGGGCTAGAAGCAATCTGTCCGTAGTGATTTTTATAGTCCTACTTTGCCCACTTTGAATAGACAAGTTATGAAGGTATTTCAAAAGGCCAACAACACCATGATGATCATTAATACGATCATGAATAAAATGCTAATTTCATTAATATGTGTTTTCTCAGTGGGTTTGACTCCAGGTCCTAGATCTACTTTGCCTCCCAGCAAGACAGTGAGTCCTACAGAAGGTGTGTTGGGCCTCTAAATGACCATCTCTGCAAATAGTAATTATACAGTCAAGAGTTTAGATTACGGGGCTGTAAAATTAAGTGTCCCAAATGTGAATGTAAAACCTTATTCTTGTGTAGTCATATTGCTTCCCACTTGTTTCAACTGTTACTACTACCTTTACCCCAGACACCACAGTGACACAAACTACCAGTAAGTAGATCCACCAATTTTAACTTTTTTGCAAATACAATATCTTTGTTCACATTTTCACTAAAGCTCTGATCGGTTAACAAATAGATGTATTCATAGCTGCTTGTAATTTCAGTCCAGATTTTTAACCACTTTTAATCCATCTGATTTGTAGGTAATCTGTAGAGTACTTCTCTCTTTCTGCTTATTGAAAGACCTTAGATATTACATTAATTTACATTTGTTCTTGTGTAATATGAGTAATCTCTTCTCACCAGGTTTGACCTCCCCTTTGACCCCTAGCACGGCAGTGAATCCTTCATCAGGTCTCTTAGTCATCCTTATCTAGTTAGCatatagaataaaacaaataGAGTAGCTTTATCTTCTCCATGTTGAGTTTTTTCCCATCACAAATTTGCCTCATTACAAAAAGAGGTTGATATTTGATTGATTAAAATCAACCCATTTAGATGTATTTTTGTATAATCAGATCCAATGATTTGCTTTGCATCAGGGTCGACTGTTTGCTGTACTTTGACCACTGACACCCCAGCGAGTCCAACTGAAAGTAAGTATAGCCAATAGATTTAATTTAGTTTGCTTAATGTTTGTGTCTACTAAAGCATAAACCAGTTTTGCAAATATAGCCAAATGTAAATTCAGTCAGGGCTTTAGGATTAATCAAACAATTTGTCTCTTCTTAGAAATATTTACTTAACTCTGTAATTAAACTGTCCTTCTCTCTTGCATGTGCCCAGGGGGTCAAAGCTCCACAGAAAGTGATGTGGAATCAAACAGTAAAGAAAGCATTCTGTGTAAGTATCCTTTTCTAGCTGTCTTTTATCACACATATGAAAACAGAGCTGTGCACCTTTTCTTAGAAGAACAATAATGTGGTCCAAGAGCTAATGACCTCTCCCGTTGTCATCATGTCACCAAATAGTGGGGCAATTATGGCAGGCAGCAGTGGCTTCTGGAGTGGGCGTGTTCCTGGTAGGATTGACAGCTGTCTGTCTCTGCAGGAGGACCAGTGAGTACATTTGATTCTGCCTAACAAATCATTTGCAAATTTACCGTGCTGACAATAATGTAAGTTCCTTTGGCATGGGTTAATTTATCAATTCATTTTGATCATATTGTATAGATTAGACTATATTCAATATAATTAATTTAGCCTCATTTGTTTTTCAGAGAAAACCAATTCTCAGAGGTAAGAATTCCCTTGTGAATATGATGCAGATTGTATCAACCTTTAGTTCTGttttgtccatgatgagatgttCTTACCACAACCTTCTCATACTTTTATGTTGTACAGACCTACAACCAGACAGGATGATCACAGCCAATGTATGTTCCAAAACTAAATACATAAAACATACACACAGATACGACTTACAGAACTATATACACGCATTTACAAACACTGTAATTCCATTTTCATAGTGTTTCTGTTGTAGATGATTTGGTGTCTATGGGAGCGGTGAGCAGCGAAGTCATGGTGAGTATTCTACATTACAGTGGTATCTGTACACATATACCCCTctgacagaggaggctggtgggatgagtcataggaggatgggctcagtgTAATGATTGGAATGGAATTAATAGGACGGAGGCAAACAAATCAAACACATTAAAActgtttgactccattccattcattcatttcaacgattacaatgagcctgtcctcctataactCCTCTCACCAGCATCCTCTGCCCTCTGACTGTCTGATCTGAGGATCAAGACCTTAATGTTTCATTAGTAGTGCTTCAACATATGAATGTTCAAAGTTTCAAACCAACAGCTATATTTATTTACAGATTTATATGGTCATTTATATTTATTACCAAATAATAAATGATTTCTTAATACATTAATTCATGTTTAACCTTGTAAATGTGTTCCTAAGTAGGTACAGAGTTTAGTCGTATGACTATTTTTGATCAAATAACCTACATCTTGCATTGGACATGTGTAGACCTCAGAATGACACAAAACCCACAAACACTTCCTGTGATAGAAAGGAGGGTGCAGTTCATGTCACAAGTTAGAGATTAGAATAGACAGACAGTTTGATAGACTGGAGGACAAaaagtctctcttctctctcttcttctccctcactctctaCTACAGGTGGATTCAGGAGATGCTAGAATCGATTCTCAGATCACTTCTGTATTGTTCACGTTCACGCCCTCAGGTTTGTCCCTCAGATCTTGGGATCATCTGCAAGTGCACAGCTACTGTACATGCTTAAACTTTGGGCCTTACCTTATCAACCATATCAAAATGCATATATGACATTTAAAACAGAAATGAATGTGTCAGAGCATCTGTGGTGCGTGAGAATAGAGCTGTAGATCTGCAGGGTGGTTTGAGTCATGAGGAGAAGTGTGAAATGACATCAAGCCCTGTTACTTGCACTTCTTCTGTTTGGCTGTTAGTAACGCAATAGGGCAAACTCGACAAAGTAACACACATGCAATGTACACATGTAATATACACATGATCCcccctcaaacacacactcatacatacatacacaaccTCTTACTCATggaattgtctctctctgtgatgtgcaggtcctgttgatgtggatacaCAGACATTTGCAAATGAACATGTATGTACTGCACAAATGTCCTATtcattgtattatattatattgttatattattattatacatagCATTGTTTTCACAGACAGACTGACTAGAGGATAaaagtatctctctttctctcactgtgtTTCATGACTTTCAGTTTAAGATTGGTGTTACATCCTCATAAAATACCCCTTATGAATTACATTTACAGTATTGTAGATTCGAAGCCCTAaagtaaatatttgtattttctcTAGTCTGATACGTACCACGTATACAGCTCAATCCCCGACAGACCAGCAACCTCAGCCCAGCAGGATGGGTTGTACAGTCTTCTGCAGGGACACTGAAACTACACCTCTGGCTTTCTGTAGATACGTCTCTCACATCtcacacaaatacatttttttatcataTGATATCCTTTGTTTATCACACATCCAGTTACTGTAAATAAGTTGCTTAACAggtaatatatctactgtattacACATGGACCACTGGTTTCTGTTACATATCTATCCATAATATCTGTTACTGTGTTAATATTTTTATTTGGGGTTTTTTGGAGGGGTCCGGGGCATACTCTCCTTTGAGCATTTTCTTATTTCTTTTCCCTAGTAAATGCTGAATCTACTGTATGTATGTCTATTATGTTGACTGTTTGATACCTCCTTCCATATTGAAATTAATTGTTGGATACAATTAATTTCCTATTGGGcaaaacataatccaaaacacaaccaaaacaaactgcaaatgcatacaAACTCAACTTTGTTAAGTCACAAACTTGATGCATTTATTGGGTGCAAAGAATATAGGACCAAAATACATAATGTTTGACTATGTAATACAATATaaatgaatttgtccaaataacttCTTGAATTGGGGGACtatatacataaagtgcttttatATCTAAATTGTAAAACATAcaataccttcagaaagtattcccaccccttgaccttttccaatttttatgttacagcctgaatttaaaatatatgAAATTTAGATTAAAAATGTTGTCACTAGCCtccacacaataccgcataacgtcaaagtggaattatgtaaaacaatatatttttttaagtgtcaataagtattcaattcCTTTATGCAAATCCAAAATAAGTCGAataatacgttgcatggactcactctgtgtgcaataatagtgtttaacatgatttttaatgactacctcatctctgtaccccacacatacaattatctgtaaagtcggTCAGTCGTgaagtgaattttaaacacagattcaacaacaaaaaaacagggaGGTTGtctaatgcctcacaaagaaggaaaCTTATTGGTAAAaagaaagcagacattgaatatccctttgagcaaggtaaagttattaattacacattggatggtgtatcaatatacccagtcacaacaaagatacTGGCATCATCcctaacttagttgccggagaggaaaaaAAACccactcagagatttcaccatgaggccaaatcattaagggactggggagtttttcaggatagatAAGAAATTTAacagagctaaacacaggcaaagtcctagaggaaaacctggtcgagtctgctttccaccagacactgggaaatgaattcacctttcagcaggataataacctaaaacacaaggctaaatctacactggagttgcttaccaagaagacagtgaatgttcctgagtggcagagttacagttttaacttgaatctacttgaaaatctatggcaagacctgaaaatggttgtctagcaatgaccaacaaccaattggacagagcttgaagaaattTGAAAAGAATgattggcaaatgttgcacaatccaggtgtggaaagctcttagagacttagagacgcagaaagactcacagctgtaatcgctgccaaaggtccttctacaaagtattgactcagtggtgtaaaTACTTATCTACatgaaatatttctgtatttcatttttataaattaacaaaaattacaaaaaacatgttttcactttgtcataatggcgtattgtgtgcagattggtgagattgtttatttatttaatagattttgaattcaggctgaatTAAATCTAAAATACTGGATTATGCAgccaaatatattttttgggcttcactgtccaaatgctTATGGAGGAGAGTGTATGACCAATAAATTATTCTGATTATTcagataactctctctctccacgcagTGATGGGTACAGCTTTACAGGTGAGTCATTATCTAAACA from Salmo salar unplaced genomic scaffold, Ssal_v3.1, whole genome shotgun sequence encodes the following:
- the LOC106565147 gene encoding uncharacterized protein isoform X2, whose translation is MTLFIPDMAGRLFLLILLFDTFQYLKAKDLPQPSLTVIPAVIKERDSVQLNCQTPSVSECYFKMEGQVEFTLPSPCQHELTGTLLVRWTGQSSPAEVKIQCQYSATGSQFRSMFSEPSTVTIQDLPQLTVIRETESVQLSCETPPSLPVSHCYFYIEGRKNLPDSLCTQTITGTQLLKRADQTFPVVVKVKCYYAVGKSHTSPFSNSVSVTVQDPPPPRLTVSSTVISERDSVQLSCDSPPSVSVSQCYFYTEGRDPKPSPCTKSLTGTELLSSAGQSSSAEIKLRCFYTVETHFPSMHSGSVSLSILVGLTPGPRSTLPPSKTVSPTEDTTVTQTTSLTSPLTPSTAVNPSSGSTVCCTLTTDTPASPTERGQSSTESDVESNSKESILLGQLWQAAVASGVGVFLVGLTAVCLCRRTKKTNSQRPTTRQDDHSQCDLVMGAMSSAGMLDSRDAGIYSLITYVPSTFLPSGPVQQYANDADSENAGVYSLITSVPFTSVPPV
- the LOC106565147 gene encoding uncharacterized protein isoform X1, producing MTLFIPDMAGRLFLLILLFDTFQYLKAKDLPQPSLTVIPAVIKERDSVQLNCQTPSVSECYFKMEGQVEFTLPSPCQHELTGTLLVRWTGQSSPAEVKIQCQYSATGSQFRSMFSEPSTVTIQDLPQLTVIRETESVQLSCETPPSLPVSHCYFYIEGRKNLPDSLCTQTITGTQLLKRADQTFPVVVKVKCYYAVGKSHTSPFSNSVSVTVQDPPPPRLTVSSTVISERDSVQLSCDSPPSVSVSQCYFYTEGRDPKPSPCTKSLTGTELLSSAGQSSSAEIKLRCFYTVETHFPSMHSGSVSLSILVGLTPGPRSTLPPSKTVSPTEDTTVTQTTSLTSPLTPSTAVNPSSGSTVCCTLTTDTPASPTERGQSSTESDVESNSKESILLGQLWQAAVASGVGVFLVGLTAVCLCRRTKKTNSQRPTTRQDDHSQYDLVSMGAVSSEVMVDSGDARIDSQITSVLFTFTPSGPVDVDTQTFANEHSDTYHVYSSIPDRPATSAQQDGLYSLLQGH